A window from Drosophila subobscura isolate 14011-0131.10 chromosome O, UCBerk_Dsub_1.0, whole genome shotgun sequence encodes these proteins:
- the LOC117898128 gene encoding uncharacterized protein LOC117898128 isoform X2 encodes MKVKRAFWMLLITFLAILHSHSCNGRTAASEQQLGLGQQPLIQLSHDDSDDDYLDIKDEIHLEDFFWTGSGDGPPDYLKKVHTGISKGKDVIVKTETVVATVYVDGNNEIDIPICLDCRPDDGGGTWDLGAPGMPPLNYSSTDRRYWLLTVVSGFYTAKDNPLLEEKLARLYRLAFTRQQTRHLGINGAQQIEGVLVAAPRERRKSSPLATSTTKPQPPTDSPSDEVEILDMAGDDEPYIKTVRAVGERSEWSSDSEEEMDTETETPATSTSSSTESVDYSAYVTLIPWELIQQNGKSEKLQEAKMEKQQQQQPQQAVPLYRDGRVRVVIHNLTQISEADVQNWSTNTNGDAMEHVNFVNLKFNDRPIANQTELIYTVLVNGRPVLATTAAKDMELVSEVEAVSTFGQAIYMKSEQALAYADYNTSPFHNPSAIRNHYEGLLEGALQMYASQDDIPMPLPTHNFTNSRRAATNREHRGSSAGLPSFYPTAGSRAAAERPATAQPEKTTKLSSTQPPSPTHSAWGGGSMYSSHSTLNRPLSAGHHHREEDLYTEVPKQAATSSASASAAPLIEAIQTELRKFKQRKD; translated from the exons atgaaagtaaaacGTGCGTTTTGGATGCTTCTTATTACGTTTTTGGCCATTctacacagccacagctgcaaCGGTCGAACGGCAGCgtcggagcagcagcttggaCTTGGTCAGCAGCCGCTTATACAATTGAGTCACG ATGACTCCGATGATGATTATCTCGATATCAAAGACGAGATCCACTTGGAAGACTTCTTTTGGACTGGCTCCGGGGATGGTCCACCGGATTACCTCAAGAAAGTGCACACGGGCATCAGCAAGGGCAAGGATGTGATTGTCAAGACAGAAACTGTGGTGGCCACCGTCTATGTGGATGGCAATAAT GAAATCGATATTCCCATTTGCCTGGACTGCAGACCTGACGATGGTGGCGGCACTTGGGATTTGGGCGCTCCTGGCATGCCTCCCCTCAACTACTCCTCAACAGATCGGCGCTACTGGTTACTGACTGTGGTCTCTGGCTTCTACACAGCCAAGGACAACCCCTTACTGGAGGAGAAGCTGGCGCGGCTCTATCGTCTGGCTTTTACCAG GCAACAAACTCGACATCTGGGCATAAATGGAGCACAGCAAATCGAGGGCGTTTTGGTGGCAGCTCCCCGAGAGCGTCGCAAGTCATCTCCCCTGGCAACATCGACAACAAAACCCCAACCGCCGACTGATTCCCCATCCGATGAGGTGGAAATATTGGACATGGCAGGCGATGATGAGCCGTACATAAAAACTGTTCGAGCGGTGGGTGAAAGGAGTGAATGGTCAAGTGATTCGGAGGAGGAAATGGATACGGAAACCGAAACACCAGCTAcaagtaccagcagcagcaccgagtCTGTGGATTACAGCGCCTACGTGACGCTGATACCCTGGGAGCTGATACAGCAGAATGGAAAGTCGGAGAAGTTGCAGGAAGCGAAGatggaaaaacaacagcaacaacagccacaacaagcTGTGCCGCTCTATAGGGATGGACGTGTTCGGGTTGTCATACACAATCTCACGCAAATTAGCGAGGCGGATGTGCAAAACTGGAGCACAAATACCAACGGGGATGCCATGGAACACGTCAACTTTGTCAATctcaaatt CAATGATCGTCCCATAGCCAATCAAACGGAGCTGATTTATACGGTTCTGGTGAATGGACGCCCCGTGCTGGCGACGACAGCCGCCAAAGACATGGAACTGGTCAGCGAGGTGGAGGCAGTGAGCACTTTTGGGCAGGCAATCTACATGAAGTCAGAAC AGGCTCTGGCCTATGCAGACTATAACACAAGTCCATTTCACAATCCCTCGGCTATACGCAACCATTACGAGGGCCTACTCGAGGGCGCCCTGCAAATGTATGCCAGCCAGGATGACATTCCCATGCCCTTGCCCACGCACAATTTCACAAATAGCAGACGCGCCGCGACCAATCGTGAGCATCGCGGCTCCTCCGCGGGATTGCCCAG CTTTTATCCAACAGCTGGCAGCAGAGCTGCAGCCGAACGGCCAGCGACAGCCCAACCGGAGAAGACCACAAAGCTGTCGTCCACGCAGCCTCCCTCACCCACCCACAGTGCGTGGGGTGGTGGCAGCATGTACAGCTCCCATTCAACACTGAATCGTCCCTTGAGTGCGGGACACCATCACAGAGAGGAGGACCTTTACACAGAGGTGCccaagcaggcagccacaagcagcgcctccgcctctgcaGCGCCTCTCATCGAGGCCATACAAACAGAACTGCGAAAATTTAAGCAGCGAAAGGATTAG
- the LOC117897750 gene encoding sodium-independent sulfate anion transporter isoform X1, protein MTRSETNGHTNGAFNEDSEVSLDIPTNTLYHTSRDCIVQEEQSGESESCLEASSGCCRSLWRNIFRKKTLYKRFPILTWLPQYKKDYIFGDIVAGISVALTVIPQALAYAGIAGLDLQYGLYACFLGCFIYIFIGSSKDVPIGPTAISALLSFQIAGGSWQIATLLTFLTGIIEILMGAFRLGFLIDFVSGPVGAGFTSAVSLIIFSSQMKDFLGIQTSGNTFLQVWISIVNDIHNISWPDFILGLICITLLLSLRALASCSVGPKEGKSSAQSLLTGIFWTVGTARNALLVCGTAGLGYWLSVSGNEDLVRTVGFVPKGMPSFQPPPFHIDPVLNETTGEVLVAGQSFWEMVSTLGSGLIVVPLIALLETMAVVQAFADGKPTDATQELIASGICNVANSFVQGLRSNGGIARGAILNASGVRTQLSNLYTSVIVIIALLYLTPCFYYIPKAALASIIIAAVVFMVQYRVIKPMWHSKSENRSHSWSGCLFCLSGAAPAAGHSRGHWHQCGVHSLPGSAPQAAHRNAGDNEWPEVSDAHARSLPDLPLDGVRSQGDQQAGRQVHAARGHRLHTHLRSGLHRRQGHLHDGHGLCPAPAAALLLQPPATCGAGLRGPQQGSGRDLRSDHAALQAGGEGLRLRAARVVIAADRCNLVTLSRCLSRCLSLSPPPRPSTGRPRKLAKVAFSHGWHLD, encoded by the exons ATGACGCGCAGCGAGACCAATGGCCACACCAATGGCGCCTTCAATGAGGACTCTGAGGTGTCCCTGGACATCCCCACGAACACTCTGTATCACACCTCGCGCGACTGCATtgtgcaggaggagcagtccGGGGAGTCGGAGAGCTGCCTGGAGGCttcgagtggctgctgccgcagcttgTGGCGGAATATCTTCCGCAAGAAGACGCTGTACAAGCGCTTCCCCATCCTCACGTGGCTGCCGCAGTACAAGAAGGACTACATCTTCGGGGACATTGTCGCTGGCATCTCCGTGGCGCTGACGGTCATACCCCAGGCTCTGGCCTACGCTGGCATCGCGGGGTTGGATCTGCAGTACGGGTTGTACGCCTGCTTTTTGGGCTGCTTCATCTACATCTTCATTGGATCGAGCAAGGATGTGCCCATTGGGCCGACGGCCATCTCCGCGCTGTTGTCCTTCCAGATCGCTGGCGGCAGCTGGCAGATTGCCACGTTGCTCACATTCCTCACGGGCATCATTGAGATCCTGATGGGCGCCTTTCGGCTGGGCTTCCTCATCGACTTTGTGTCGGGGCCCGTGGGTGCGGGCTTCACCAGCGCCGTCTCCCTGATCATCTTCAGCTCGCAGATGAAGGACTTTCTCGGCATTCAGACCAGCGGCAACACCTTCCTGCAGGTGTGGATCAGCATCGTGAACGACATCCACAACATCAGCTGGCCGGACTTTATTCTCGGCCTCATCTGCATCACGCTGCTGCTCAGCCTGCGCGCCCTCGCCAGCTGCAGCGTTGGCCCCAAGGAGGGCAAATCCTCCGCCCAGTCGCTGCTCACGGGCATCTTCTGGACGGTGGGCACGGCTCGGAATGCGCTCCTCGTCTGCGGCACTGCAGGACTCGGCTACTGGCTGTCGGTGAGCGGTAACGAGGATCTCGTCCGCACCGTGGGATTCGTGCCCAAGGGCATGCCCTCCTTCCAGCCGCCGCCGTTCCACATCGATCCCGTGCTGAACGAGACCACCGGCGAGGTGCTGGTGGCTGGCCAGAGCTTCTGGGAGATGGTCAGCACTCTGGGCTCGGGCCTCATTGTCGTACCGCTGATTGCACTGCTCGAAACGATGGCTGTGGTTCAGGCTTTTG ctGATGGCAAACCCACGGATGCCACGCAGGAGCTGATTGCCTCGGGCATCTGCAACGTGGCCAACTCCTTTGTCCAGGGCCTGCGCAGCAACGGAGGCATTGCCCGGGGCGCCATCCTCAATGCCAGCGGAGTGCGCACTCAGCTCTCGAACCTGTACACCAGCGTGATTGTGATCATTGCCCTGCTCTACCTCACGCCCTGCTTCTACTACATACCCAAGGCAGCGCTGGCCTCCATCATCATAGCAGCAGTGGTCTTCATGGTGCAGTATCGTGTGATCAAGCCCATGTGGCATAGCAAAAGTGA AAACCGATCTCATTCCTGGTCTGGGTGCCTTTTTTGCCTGTCTGGTGCTGCCCCTGCAGCTGGGCATTCTCGTGGGCATTGGCATCAATGTGGTGTTCATTCTCTACCAGGCAGCGCGCCCCAAGCTGCGCATCGAAACGCTGGCG ACAACGAATGGCCTGAAGTATCTGATGCTCACGCCCGATCGCTGCCTGATCTTCCCCTCGATGGAGTTCGTTCGCAAGGTGATCAACAAGCAGGGCGTCAAGTCCACGCTGCCCGTGGTCATCGACTGCACACACATCTACGGAGCGGACTTCACCGCCGCCAAGGTCATCTCCACGATGGTCATGGACTTTGCCCAGCGCCAGCAGCCGCTCTTCTTCTACAACCTCCAGCCACGTGTGGCGCAGGTCTTCGAGGGCCTCAACAAGGATCTGGTCGTGATCTACGATCTGACCACGCTGCACTCCAAGCTGGCGGAGAAGGGCTCCGCCTGAGGGCTGCCAGAGTTGTGATCGCTGCTGACCGCTGCAACCTCGTCACACTTAGTCGCTGTCTTAGTCGCTGTCTTAGTCTTAGTCCCCCGCCGAGGCCATCGACTGGTCGCCCACGCAAACTGGCCAAAGTCGCGTTTTCACATGGCTGGCACCTTGATTAG
- the LOC117896768 gene encoding cardio acceleratory peptide 2b isoform X2 yields MKAICSLYNIVSAILLLVLLAQFSTAELNHDKNRRGANMGLYAFPRVGRSDPSLANSLRDASDAAVFDGIYGDASQEDYTEADYQKRAGLVAFPRVGRSDAELRKWAHLLALQQVLDKRTGPSASSGLWFGPRLGKRSVDAKAFNDAGKGQQEFN; encoded by the exons atgaaagccaTTTGCAGTCTGTACAACATTGTCAGTGCCATTTTGCTGCTCGTTTTGCTGGCACAATTCAGCACAGCAG AGCTAAACCATGACAAGAATCGGCGTGGTGCCAACATGGGACTCTATGCATTTCCCCGCGTCGGTCGCAGCGATCCCAGCCTGGCCAACAGTCTGCGCGATGCCAGTGATGCCGCGGTCTTCGACGGCATTTACGGTGATGCCTCCCAGGAGGACTACACTG AGGCGGACTATCAGAAGCGGGCTGGTCTAGTGGCCTTTCCGCGCGTGGGCCGCAGCGACGCCGAGCTGCGCAAGTGGGCCCATCTCTTGGCTCTGCAGCAGGTGCTGGACAAGCGCACTGGGCCCAGTGCCTCCTCGGGCCTGTGGTTTGGACCTCGGCTGGGCAAGCGAAGTGTCGATGCCAAGGCATTCAACGATGCCGGCAAGGGGCAGCAGGAATTCAACTAG
- the LOC117896768 gene encoding cardio acceleratory peptide 2b isoform X1, which yields MKAICSLYNIVSAILLLVLLAQFSTAGPLKEKELNHDKNRRGANMGLYAFPRVGRSDPSLANSLRDASDAAVFDGIYGDASQEDYTEADYQKRAGLVAFPRVGRSDAELRKWAHLLALQQVLDKRTGPSASSGLWFGPRLGKRSVDAKAFNDAGKGQQEFN from the exons atgaaagccaTTTGCAGTCTGTACAACATTGTCAGTGCCATTTTGCTGCTCGTTTTGCTGGCACAATTCAGCACAGCAG GACctttaaaagaaaaag AGCTAAACCATGACAAGAATCGGCGTGGTGCCAACATGGGACTCTATGCATTTCCCCGCGTCGGTCGCAGCGATCCCAGCCTGGCCAACAGTCTGCGCGATGCCAGTGATGCCGCGGTCTTCGACGGCATTTACGGTGATGCCTCCCAGGAGGACTACACTG AGGCGGACTATCAGAAGCGGGCTGGTCTAGTGGCCTTTCCGCGCGTGGGCCGCAGCGACGCCGAGCTGCGCAAGTGGGCCCATCTCTTGGCTCTGCAGCAGGTGCTGGACAAGCGCACTGGGCCCAGTGCCTCCTCGGGCCTGTGGTTTGGACCTCGGCTGGGCAAGCGAAGTGTCGATGCCAAGGCATTCAACGATGCCGGCAAGGGGCAGCAGGAATTCAACTAG
- the LOC117896675 gene encoding uncharacterized protein LOC117896675, translated as MASAKLLLFTALVAVMAASCSGGLLDYVYPTIITEFYNQVPTKEGYRFNLEEPNGSKREEIGVIMNPGTDKEELVVMGSYSVYDEKTDTETVTMYTADKDGYKSRYQLKNRKLSPGALKSAAG; from the exons ATGGCCTCAGCGAAACTG CTACTTTTCACTGCCTTGGTGGCCGTTATGGCAGCCAGCTGCTCTGGCGGTCTGTTGGACTACGTTTATCCAACGATTATTACAGAGTTCTACAATCAAGTGCCCACCAAAGAGGGCTACCGCTTCAA ccTGGAGGAGCCCAATGGCAGCAAGCGGGAGGAGATCGGTGTCATTATGAATCCTGGCACGGATAAGGAAGAGCTCGTGGTCATGGGTTCCTACTCCGTCTACGATGAGAAGACTGATACCGAGACTGTTACCATGTACACGGCCGATAAGGATGGCTACAAATCCCGCTATCAGCTCAAGAATCGCAAGCTGAGCCCCGGCGCTCTGAAGTCCGCTGCTGGATAA
- the LOC117897750 gene encoding sodium-independent sulfate anion transporter isoform X2 translates to MTRSETNGHTNGAFNEDSEVSLDIPTNTLYHTSRDCIVQEEQSGESESCLEASSGCCRSLWRNIFRKKTLYKRFPILTWLPQYKKDYIFGDIVAGISVALTVIPQALAYAGIAGLDLQYGLYACFLGCFIYIFIGSSKDVPIGPTAISALLSFQIAGGSWQIATLLTFLTGIIEILMGAFRLGFLIDFVSGPVGAGFTSAVSLIIFSSQMKDFLGIQTSGNTFLQVWISIVNDIHNISWPDFILGLICITLLLSLRALASCSVGPKEGKSSAQSLLTGIFWTVGTARNALLVCGTAGLGYWLSVSGNEDLVRTVGFVPKGMPSFQPPPFHIDPVLNETTGEVLVAGQSFWEMVSTLGSGLIVVPLIALLETMAVVQAFADGKPTDATQELIASGICNVANSFVQGLRSNGGIARGAILNASGVRTQLSNLYTSVIVIIALLYLTPCFYYIPKAALASIIIAAVVFMVQYRVIKPMWHSKKTDLIPGLGAFFACLVLPLQLGILVGIGINVVFILYQAARPKLRIETLATTNGLKYLMLTPDRCLIFPSMEFVRKVINKQGVKSTLPVVIDCTHIYGADFTAAKVISTMVMDFAQRQQPLFFYNLQPRVAQVFEGLNKDLVVIYDLTTLHSKLAEKGSA, encoded by the exons ATGACGCGCAGCGAGACCAATGGCCACACCAATGGCGCCTTCAATGAGGACTCTGAGGTGTCCCTGGACATCCCCACGAACACTCTGTATCACACCTCGCGCGACTGCATtgtgcaggaggagcagtccGGGGAGTCGGAGAGCTGCCTGGAGGCttcgagtggctgctgccgcagcttgTGGCGGAATATCTTCCGCAAGAAGACGCTGTACAAGCGCTTCCCCATCCTCACGTGGCTGCCGCAGTACAAGAAGGACTACATCTTCGGGGACATTGTCGCTGGCATCTCCGTGGCGCTGACGGTCATACCCCAGGCTCTGGCCTACGCTGGCATCGCGGGGTTGGATCTGCAGTACGGGTTGTACGCCTGCTTTTTGGGCTGCTTCATCTACATCTTCATTGGATCGAGCAAGGATGTGCCCATTGGGCCGACGGCCATCTCCGCGCTGTTGTCCTTCCAGATCGCTGGCGGCAGCTGGCAGATTGCCACGTTGCTCACATTCCTCACGGGCATCATTGAGATCCTGATGGGCGCCTTTCGGCTGGGCTTCCTCATCGACTTTGTGTCGGGGCCCGTGGGTGCGGGCTTCACCAGCGCCGTCTCCCTGATCATCTTCAGCTCGCAGATGAAGGACTTTCTCGGCATTCAGACCAGCGGCAACACCTTCCTGCAGGTGTGGATCAGCATCGTGAACGACATCCACAACATCAGCTGGCCGGACTTTATTCTCGGCCTCATCTGCATCACGCTGCTGCTCAGCCTGCGCGCCCTCGCCAGCTGCAGCGTTGGCCCCAAGGAGGGCAAATCCTCCGCCCAGTCGCTGCTCACGGGCATCTTCTGGACGGTGGGCACGGCTCGGAATGCGCTCCTCGTCTGCGGCACTGCAGGACTCGGCTACTGGCTGTCGGTGAGCGGTAACGAGGATCTCGTCCGCACCGTGGGATTCGTGCCCAAGGGCATGCCCTCCTTCCAGCCGCCGCCGTTCCACATCGATCCCGTGCTGAACGAGACCACCGGCGAGGTGCTGGTGGCTGGCCAGAGCTTCTGGGAGATGGTCAGCACTCTGGGCTCGGGCCTCATTGTCGTACCGCTGATTGCACTGCTCGAAACGATGGCTGTGGTTCAGGCTTTTG ctGATGGCAAACCCACGGATGCCACGCAGGAGCTGATTGCCTCGGGCATCTGCAACGTGGCCAACTCCTTTGTCCAGGGCCTGCGCAGCAACGGAGGCATTGCCCGGGGCGCCATCCTCAATGCCAGCGGAGTGCGCACTCAGCTCTCGAACCTGTACACCAGCGTGATTGTGATCATTGCCCTGCTCTACCTCACGCCCTGCTTCTACTACATACCCAAGGCAGCGCTGGCCTCCATCATCATAGCAGCAGTGGTCTTCATGGTGCAGTATCGTGTGATCAAGCCCATGTGGCATAGCAAAA AAACCGATCTCATTCCTGGTCTGGGTGCCTTTTTTGCCTGTCTGGTGCTGCCCCTGCAGCTGGGCATTCTCGTGGGCATTGGCATCAATGTGGTGTTCATTCTCTACCAGGCAGCGCGCCCCAAGCTGCGCATCGAAACGCTGGCG ACAACGAATGGCCTGAAGTATCTGATGCTCACGCCCGATCGCTGCCTGATCTTCCCCTCGATGGAGTTCGTTCGCAAGGTGATCAACAAGCAGGGCGTCAAGTCCACGCTGCCCGTGGTCATCGACTGCACACACATCTACGGAGCGGACTTCACCGCCGCCAAGGTCATCTCCACGATGGTCATGGACTTTGCCCAGCGCCAGCAGCCGCTCTTCTTCTACAACCTCCAGCCACGTGTGGCGCAGGTCTTCGAGGGCCTCAACAAGGATCTGGTCGTGATCTACGATCTGACCACGCTGCACTCCAAGCTGGCGGAGAAGGGCTCCGCCTGA
- the LOC117898128 gene encoding uncharacterized protein LOC117898128 isoform X1 translates to MKVKRAFWMLLITFLAILHSHSCNGRTAASEQQLGLGQQPLIQLSHDDSDDDYLDIKDEIHLEDFFWTGSGDGPPDYLKKVHTGISKGKDVIVKTETVVATVYVDGNNEIDIPICLDCRPDDGGGTWDLGAPGMPPLNYSSTDRRYWLLTVVSGFYTAKDNPLLEEKLARLYRLAFTRQQTRHLGINGAQQIEGVLVAAPRERRKSSPLATSTTKPQPPTDSPSDEVEILDMAGDDEPYIKTVRAVGERSEWSSDSEEEMDTETETPATSTSSSTESVDYSAYVTLIPWELIQQNGKSEKLQEAKMEKQQQQQPQQAVPLYRDGRVRVVIHNLTQISEADVQNWSTNTNGDAMEHVNFVNLKFNDRPIANQTELIYTVLVNGRPVLATTAAKDMELVSEVEAVSTFGQAIYMKSEPYIREPTATALAPVPRSGQAGFFNSVKNNVALVVISSLAILLLMLLLLAVLLLGRTRARQRELSAVNRNFSRNELLSEGQSMRPSTTEAIDGDRDVGVQNLSYEREPRISFPAPPADRTHSRSRQDSISSTDNTSDSSVYCPINPPSADVQRILDDKAARLFDAHKRRHQYDRAEGHEDTVYTSVVSEKKGDKSRHKSRRRYLNENRVGSLETSPVQGSLAGHSSAEEGSHGSPDALRRSYENFQRNEAYNLHNNYHRNKLLKQQDKKLGSGASPEAINSEIIRTLQPSDKSSDTASVGSFLSMASVRAFPKNTLPEPLNRVLDPVFVTYYDNVNAVAPKPGATHSSQRSLKSQKSVGTIAAIASFPSPKAPPNSVRNVRSAAAASAHSDNPDPGVIGPVVWERHKKRLAATESQEALAYADYNTSPFHNPSAIRNHYEGLLEGALQMYASQDDIPMPLPTHNFTNSRRAATNREHRGSSAGLPSFYPTAGSRAAAERPATAQPEKTTKLSSTQPPSPTHSAWGGGSMYSSHSTLNRPLSAGHHHREEDLYTEVPKQAATSSASASAAPLIEAIQTELRKFKQRKD, encoded by the exons atgaaagtaaaacGTGCGTTTTGGATGCTTCTTATTACGTTTTTGGCCATTctacacagccacagctgcaaCGGTCGAACGGCAGCgtcggagcagcagcttggaCTTGGTCAGCAGCCGCTTATACAATTGAGTCACG ATGACTCCGATGATGATTATCTCGATATCAAAGACGAGATCCACTTGGAAGACTTCTTTTGGACTGGCTCCGGGGATGGTCCACCGGATTACCTCAAGAAAGTGCACACGGGCATCAGCAAGGGCAAGGATGTGATTGTCAAGACAGAAACTGTGGTGGCCACCGTCTATGTGGATGGCAATAAT GAAATCGATATTCCCATTTGCCTGGACTGCAGACCTGACGATGGTGGCGGCACTTGGGATTTGGGCGCTCCTGGCATGCCTCCCCTCAACTACTCCTCAACAGATCGGCGCTACTGGTTACTGACTGTGGTCTCTGGCTTCTACACAGCCAAGGACAACCCCTTACTGGAGGAGAAGCTGGCGCGGCTCTATCGTCTGGCTTTTACCAG GCAACAAACTCGACATCTGGGCATAAATGGAGCACAGCAAATCGAGGGCGTTTTGGTGGCAGCTCCCCGAGAGCGTCGCAAGTCATCTCCCCTGGCAACATCGACAACAAAACCCCAACCGCCGACTGATTCCCCATCCGATGAGGTGGAAATATTGGACATGGCAGGCGATGATGAGCCGTACATAAAAACTGTTCGAGCGGTGGGTGAAAGGAGTGAATGGTCAAGTGATTCGGAGGAGGAAATGGATACGGAAACCGAAACACCAGCTAcaagtaccagcagcagcaccgagtCTGTGGATTACAGCGCCTACGTGACGCTGATACCCTGGGAGCTGATACAGCAGAATGGAAAGTCGGAGAAGTTGCAGGAAGCGAAGatggaaaaacaacagcaacaacagccacaacaagcTGTGCCGCTCTATAGGGATGGACGTGTTCGGGTTGTCATACACAATCTCACGCAAATTAGCGAGGCGGATGTGCAAAACTGGAGCACAAATACCAACGGGGATGCCATGGAACACGTCAACTTTGTCAATctcaaatt CAATGATCGTCCCATAGCCAATCAAACGGAGCTGATTTATACGGTTCTGGTGAATGGACGCCCCGTGCTGGCGACGACAGCCGCCAAAGACATGGAACTGGTCAGCGAGGTGGAGGCAGTGAGCACTTTTGGGCAGGCAATCTACATGAAGTCAGAAC CTTACATTAGGGAACCCACGGCTACCGCATTGGCGCCCGTTCCGCGCAGCGGTCAGGCGGGCTTCTTCAATTCGGTGAAGAATAATGTGGCTTTGGTTGTGATCAGCTCCCTGgccatcctgctgctgatgctgctgctcttggctgtgctgctgctgggacgcACTCGTGCCCGGCAAAGGGAACTCAGCGCAGTCAACAG AAACTTTTCGCGCAATGAACTGCTCTCGGAGGGGCAATCCATGCGACCCTCCACCACTGAGGCAATTGACGGGGATCGAGATGTGGGAGTGCAGAACTTGTCCTACGAGCGAGAGCCACGCATTAGCTTCCCGGCACCACCGGCGGATAGGACTCACTCGCGCTCCCGACAGGACTCCATCTCCTCGACAGACAACACCTCCGACTCGTCGGTCTACTGCCCCATCAACCCGCCAAGTGCCGATGTGCAACGCATCCTCGACGACAAGGCAGCGCGACTCTTCGATGCCCACAAGCGGCGGCACCAGTATGACCGCGCCGAGGGGCACGAGGACACAGTCTACACTTCGGTGGTGTCGGAGAAGAAAGGCGACAAGTCCAGGCACAAGTCGCGGCGGAGATACTTAAACGAGAACCGCGTTGGCTCCCTCGAGACGAGTCCCGTTCAGGGCTCCCTGGCGGGACACTCCTCAGCGGAGGAGGGCAGCCACGGCTCACCGGACGCACTGCGGCGCAGCTATGAGAACTTTCAGCGGAATGAGGCGTACAATCTGCACAACAATTACCATCGCAACAAGCTGCTGAAGCAGCAAGACAAGAAACTCGGCAGCGGTGCCTCGCcggaggccataaacagcgagATTATTCGCACCCTGCAGCCCTCGGACAAGTCTTCGGACACCGCCAGCGTGGGCTCCTTTCTGTCGATGGCTTCTGTGAGAGCCTTTCCGAAGAACACTCTGCCGGAACCCCTCAACCGTGTGCTGGATCCCGTGTTCGTCACGTACTACGACAATGTGAACGCCGTTGCCCCGAAGCCAGGCGCCACGCACAGCTCCCAGCGCTCGCTGAAGTCACAGAAATCTGTGGGCACCATTGCCGCCATAGCCAGCTTTCCCAGTCCCAAGGCGCCGCCGAACTCGGTGCGCAATGTGCGCtctgcggcggctgcctcGGCGCACAGCGATAATCCCGATCCAGGTGTGATTGGTCCCGTGGTCTGGGAGCGACACAAGAAACGTTTGGCAGCCACCGAGAGTCAGG AGGCTCTGGCCTATGCAGACTATAACACAAGTCCATTTCACAATCCCTCGGCTATACGCAACCATTACGAGGGCCTACTCGAGGGCGCCCTGCAAATGTATGCCAGCCAGGATGACATTCCCATGCCCTTGCCCACGCACAATTTCACAAATAGCAGACGCGCCGCGACCAATCGTGAGCATCGCGGCTCCTCCGCGGGATTGCCCAG CTTTTATCCAACAGCTGGCAGCAGAGCTGCAGCCGAACGGCCAGCGACAGCCCAACCGGAGAAGACCACAAAGCTGTCGTCCACGCAGCCTCCCTCACCCACCCACAGTGCGTGGGGTGGTGGCAGCATGTACAGCTCCCATTCAACACTGAATCGTCCCTTGAGTGCGGGACACCATCACAGAGAGGAGGACCTTTACACAGAGGTGCccaagcaggcagccacaagcagcgcctccgcctctgcaGCGCCTCTCATCGAGGCCATACAAACAGAACTGCGAAAATTTAAGCAGCGAAAGGATTAG